Genomic segment of Arachis hypogaea cultivar Tifrunner chromosome 16, arahy.Tifrunner.gnm2.J5K5, whole genome shotgun sequence:
ccaAATATTGATACCTTAGTAGACtgcagctcggggtatcaatacttatcgttcatggacgcatatggatacaatcaaatcccgatgtataagccggattgaGAGAAAACATCTTTCATCACGCCAAGAGCAAACTATTACTATGTGGTTATGTCTTTTGGGTTAAAAAATacaggagccacatatcaaaggctgatgaataaggtgttcgcaCCTCACCTTGGGAGTGtaatggaagtctatgtagacgacatgttagtaaaaaccaaggaGGAGGCCGACCTCTTAACTGATCTCTTGCAAGTCTTCAACACCATTGGGATTTATCCTTacacaaagggggattgaagccAACCCCGACAAGTGCAAAGcagtcctagaaatgaaaagctcGACTTGCTTAAGGAAGGTCCAGCAggtgaatggccgacttgcagccctctccaggttcttggcaaGATTAGCGTTAAGATCCCTACCACTCTTCTCTCTACTAAAAAAAGGATGCTAGTTCGAATGGACTTCTGAGTGTGAAGaagcattccaggagttcaaaaggtttttaagccaaTCTCCCATTCTGACCCGACCTAAATTTACGGAAAAACTCGTCCTGTATTTGTCCGTAGCCGACAAAGCTGTAACATCAGCTCTAATACGGGAAGACGAGGTCCGACAGGATCCTGTGTACTTCACCAGTAAAGCTCTACAAAGCCCTGAGTTAAGGTATCAAAAACTTGAAAAGTTTGCGTATGCCTTAATCGTAGCCTCTCGAAGGTTACGGTCTTATTTTCAAGCACACACAATAAGAGTTCGAACaaaccagcccatgaagcaaatccttcaaAAAATGGATATTGCGGGTAGAATAGTTCAGTGGGTCATAGAGCTATCCGAATTCGACCTTAAGTACGAAACTCGGACGACAATTAAAgctcaatgcctcaccgacttcgtgGCAGAATATGTAGGAGATCAAGAGGAAGCCTCCACTACGTGGGAGTTATACGTGGATGGATCCTCTAACAAAGTCGGAAGAGGTACATGCATAATATTAGTTAACCAAGAGGGAACCCAAGTAGAAGTCTCCTTCAAATTCGAATTTCCAGCTTCTAACAATCAGGCAGAAAATGAAACCTTGATTGCAGGGTTAAAATTGGCCGAGGAAGTCGGAGCAaccaaagtagttgtgttcagCGACTCTCAGGTGGTAACCTCCCAAATAAATGGAGAATATTAGGCTAAAGACCCCAACATGAAGAGGTACTTAGACAAAACCTTGGAGCACCTTAGGCGTTTTGCAGAGACCGAGGTCaagcacataactcgggatctcaacAGCAGAGCACATGCACTCTCCAaactagcaagtaccaagccaggagggaataatagAAGTCTGATacaagaaactctccaagaacccttAGTTACAAAAACAGAAGGGAGACAAGACGTCCTTGAAGTATCCAGATtggacctcggatggatgaacccactaatcgaatacatgaaattcgacatcctaccaaaagaggaaaaagaggccaaaaaaattcgaagggaagcacaaaactacactttagtaaaaaatatcctctataaaagagGTATATccacaccattgttaaagtgcgtcccgacctcaaggACAATAGAAGTCTTAGAAGAGGTCCATAATGGTAtctgtgggaaccatctcggagcaaggtctttGGCTAGGAAAGTCAtacgagccgggttctactggccgaccttgtagAAAGATGCCACCAAATTCGTAAAGAAGTGtcagccatgccaaatgcatgcaaacttccacatTGCTCCCCTGAGGAGCTCATTagcataacttctccatggccttttgcaaaatggggattgGACCCCAATCGCCTGGACAAGTAAAATATCCAATAGTGGGAGTAGACTACTTCACGAAGTCGGagattcctctacaaaaatattatcACAAGGTATGGAGTCCCTCACTCCATTACTACTAATAATGGAACTCAGTTCACCGACTCCTCCTTCAGAaacctagtagccagtatgaagatcaagcatcagttcacctcggtagagCACCTTCAAgcaaacgggcaagctgaagcagctaacaaagtcatactggctgggTTGAAAAAACGGTTGCAAGATGCGAAGGGAGCATGGGCTGAAGAACTCCCTCAAGTGCTATGGACTTATCGGACTACACCTTagtctgccacaggagaaacacccttccgacttgcttatggcatagagGCCATGATACCAGCCGAAATCAACGAACAAAGTATAAGGGTGAGCTTCTACGACGAGGTTGGCAACATAGAGGGGaacaaagaggagctcgagctACTCCTTGAAGTCCGAGAACAATCCCGGGTAAGAGAAGCAGCGTTAAAGCAAAGAATGACAAacagatacaacaagaaagtcattcgaagaagcttCATCCCAGAAGACTTCGCCTTGATCAGAAATGACATCGGAatcaacaaatcaggagaaggaaagcttgCTGCTAATTGGAAAGGGCCATATAAGATAAGTGAAGTCTTACGAAAAAGATACTACAAGGTAACTGACTTGAACGGTACCGAGCTACCAAGGTCGtagcatgcttgtaatatgaaaatgtACTATAGTTAAAAAGCAAACTCCACTccctggtgtactctttttcccaaattcattattttttttttccaaaagaaGGGTTTTCCTGAAgcgggttttaacgaggcatcaaagtggAGGCTAGGGAAGAGTCTTGAAGACTCCCCTAGTAGCAAAAGAGTACCTTTATCAAATGAATAAAGATCTTTTTACTACATCTGTTTATAAATTCCATTAGTTGTTATCATTATTCTACGAAACGCACCAACTTAAACTCGataaaacgtgaaaatcccatgccCGACCTACGTGGTCagcaggataaaacgacgaggtataagtcggtgtaaagaggttacacGGTCGATCATAGTAACTCGGAATTTCAAAACTTAAAAATGACTACTTAGTCAGAGAAACCGAGAAAATAgaaatgcatcgcaaaaataacctaatttACAGAAACTCAATAAGTGAAAATTGAGTACAAGGAATACAAAAAGAGACGAGAAAACCAATCAAAAATCAAAGGCAGAAGCTGTCTCAAGTCTTTGAAAAATCAAGTAACTTAGATAAAGCACAGCCTGCCAAGATAAAAGGTGTTTTCAAAAAGCAAAAAGATCAAAAGAGGTTTCTTAATAAAAACCTAGCAAATTGTAGAAAGCATGCACGCACAGGATATTTCTTAAaagcccttatccaaaaaagggcaagTTAAACTTTTTTGTTAACGGCCATAAAAGGCCAGAAAAGTCAATAACAAACCACCacaaaaacaacaaataaaattgtTCAACAAGGGGCCCACAAGCCGGGTCCCAAATAGCTCAAatcaattagaaaaagaaaaaaaaattaatagtcacCAGTAGGAAGAGAGGTCGGATCAGCAGCAGGGGAGGACGGAGCAGTCTCTTCGGCAGCAGGGGTCGGAACATCTAAAGACGTCGGCTGAGATCCCTCCAGTTGATCCTCACGAAGAGGAGATTCCATAAGTCTTTGCCCACGGGTCTTTAGCTCAGAATCCGTCTCAGGTCGGGGAGGAGAAACAATAGTCCCATCCACAACAATCTTATCAGGATCAAGAGGGGAATGATCCAGGCcaggagcaataactccgacCTGCTCTTTGAAAATTCTCCAGGCCTCCTCCGAGCTCTCTGCCAGAGAGTCCTCCAAATCTTGATAAGCCTCCAGACCTTTCTCCAGCTCCCGTTGGAGATCAATGTTCTCGGAAAAGACTCGGACATAATTCTTTTCTGCCTTC
This window contains:
- the LOC112758507 gene encoding uncharacterized protein, with amino-acid sequence MAQCAMAEGLKEKAEKNYVRVFSENIDLQRELEKGLEAYQDLEDSLAESSEEAWRIFKEQVGVIAPGLDHSPLDPDKIVVDGTIVSPPRPETDSELKTRGQRLMESPLREDQLEGSQPTSLDVPTPAAEETAPSSPAADPTSLPTGDY